A stretch of the Brevinematales bacterium genome encodes the following:
- a CDS encoding extracellular solute-binding protein → MKKLLLVISVLMMGVSLGFSKVVINLWHAYRGAEADAINKVTEMFNLSHNDIEVKLLPVPFDAINNKLQTVIPAVNKGQSQEEGPDVFVFGQDFTGDWAERQLILPLENFISKDITSQYFKNTINAFADYMYDGALWALPGSFKNISLFYNKRFIANPPKKLSELMAISGKFTNPGDKKWGFSYDCGNFYYHTMWVQAWGGAIFKKIGTTKKGVPIFLPLLYSQPMISAGDFVFKNLKNGNFHGAAEAEITYSFNNNKTLFAISGQWFRGEIAANIDYGVAELPIVDEIGVQAVPFLTVEGYFMASCTKDQAAAAEVIKYFTSAAMGRYFGKIGKQTPANKGAYQYSEVKNDPISKVFMAAAGNAISMPNNPEMALTWDPASSGLSSVLNGANSAQTWKDQQIRLMKLIEKERKINYAKLGFDYTKFTVPLSIK, encoded by the coding sequence ATGAAAAAGCTTTTATTGGTCATTTCTGTATTAATGATGGGTGTAAGCCTTGGCTTTTCCAAGGTGGTAATCAATTTGTGGCATGCTTATCGCGGAGCGGAAGCGGACGCTATAAACAAAGTTACCGAGATGTTCAACCTTTCGCATAACGATATCGAGGTCAAACTGCTTCCGGTACCCTTCGACGCGATCAACAATAAGCTCCAAACGGTCATTCCCGCGGTAAATAAGGGACAGAGTCAGGAAGAGGGACCGGATGTCTTCGTATTCGGTCAGGATTTTACAGGCGACTGGGCGGAACGCCAGCTCATTCTGCCTCTCGAAAACTTTATTTCTAAAGACATCACCTCTCAGTATTTCAAGAACACGATTAACGCATTCGCCGATTATATGTACGACGGCGCGTTATGGGCATTACCGGGTTCGTTCAAGAATATCTCCCTGTTCTATAATAAGCGTTTTATCGCCAATCCCCCGAAGAAACTCAGCGAATTGATGGCTATCTCCGGGAAGTTTACCAATCCCGGCGATAAGAAATGGGGCTTTTCTTATGATTGCGGAAACTTTTATTATCATACGATGTGGGTTCAGGCATGGGGCGGAGCCATCTTTAAAAAGATCGGTACCACGAAAAAAGGTGTCCCTATCTTTTTACCCCTCCTTTATTCCCAGCCCATGATCTCCGCCGGGGATTTCGTTTTTAAGAACCTGAAGAACGGGAATTTCCACGGCGCGGCTGAAGCGGAAATCACCTACTCGTTCAATAACAACAAGACCCTGTTCGCCATCTCCGGGCAATGGTTCCGCGGTGAAATCGCCGCCAACATCGATTACGGTGTGGCCGAGCTTCCTATAGTCGATGAAATCGGCGTACAGGCGGTTCCCTTCCTGACAGTCGAAGGTTACTTTATGGCGTCATGTACGAAAGATCAGGCCGCCGCGGCGGAAGTCATCAAATACTTCACCAGCGCCGCGATGGGCCGTTACTTCGGGAAGATCGGAAAACAGACCCCCGCTAATAAGGGCGCCTATCAGTATTCCGAAGTTAAAAACGATCCTATTTCCAAGGTATTCATGGCCGCCGCCGGTAATGCGATATCGATGCCTAATAACCCTGAAATGGCGCTGACATGGGATCCCGCATCCAGCGGCTTGTCGAGTGTCCTTAACGGCGCGAATTCCGCGCAGACATGGAAGGACCAGCAGATCCGCCTGATGAAACTGATCGAAAAAGAGCGCAAGATCAATTATGCTAAACTCGGCTTCGATTATACCAAATTCACCGTCCCGCTCAGCATCAAGTAA
- a CDS encoding sugar ABC transporter permease, which yields MQRFFLRKFRFEKGSAWKNPFLAILFSTVIFLIFLIGFYNYRSSNVYYDVNLKQGKSVCDTIGFSVLKIKDELIATNLVNPNSETVQASEYNKKVAAEIVRMIAPLNSYIDKGLTGTISSSNLQALASNYVLLKGYIEKIADQTGEYIDKNSPRFIEELANAAQVLDPSDETMYLGSLKNSFSMIANEMEFAISKMIYKITKDEAIGKIFDNIGSMVSKEMQNDFISQLPPLNPDEALSVEQSKELFAQLKQKITSYLKDNASQISLRAEIEQTLTFLAGKINQYIAVNLSKGKPEIQDSLAKIAGAIEKHINMNTSSFSAQLKISDISANLADPKTFSQYLNQALGLLKADLSSYINLNANMFLYTLTMDQIITEMGKADRSVSEVLLYTGIDLQNYYLQKGLKLKSYITLPNAHQLAQRSLENDNVLIQKGETASIKTLIKAISYRSKEAKYDMAMVKKEFTYSFSLFAKLVFFLMLLIVLCIGVFFIGKKVEKPVLQRILLFASFGVFAVVSLFLAVNFTAADYEIASRDTATYANNNLSIAQKAFEDNFKYKFTEADITAMVDLYNHDRYNDLTEGYVFQKDKIMETKESHDQKIQNNAVTVFMGWFIGLVLGALALLKFTKNNGVERFLNTGYNYTTGYIFVLPGILSMFILVFFPLIFTIILGFTALPNLLEDLNLARYFAGFENFGRILGVFQLSDPLNFYYTLFFTIFYTLVAVIIEVVLGVVIAIVLNEKGLKLKSAYQVIFILPWIIPTYISGLLWNYFFQSNGILNQVLSVISGTAVETIWFNDPLTGFFIVSFISAWYAFPFIMLVTLSTLQTIDPSIYEAAMIDGASWFQQMIHITIPMIRSTVLPSVLLTSIWTFNNFNLVYLATRGDNRYDILVTRIYDYILYPQVAAQQGWTYGFASAYSTLIFIILLVYIFIFAKASKITEKSF from the coding sequence ATGCAGCGTTTCTTTCTTCGGAAATTCCGTTTTGAAAAGGGGAGTGCGTGGAAGAATCCGTTTTTAGCTATCCTGTTTTCGACGGTTATATTCCTGATTTTCCTGATCGGGTTCTATAACTATCGTTCATCGAATGTTTATTACGATGTGAACCTGAAACAGGGTAAATCCGTATGCGATACGATCGGTTTTTCCGTCCTGAAAATCAAGGACGAACTGATCGCTACCAATCTGGTGAATCCCAACTCTGAAACGGTTCAGGCGTCGGAGTACAACAAGAAAGTGGCCGCAGAAATCGTCAGGATGATCGCGCCTCTGAACTCTTATATCGATAAGGGTTTGACCGGCACCATCTCCTCGTCGAACCTACAGGCTCTCGCTTCCAATTATGTTTTATTAAAGGGCTATATCGAAAAAATCGCCGATCAGACAGGCGAATATATCGATAAGAACTCGCCGAGGTTTATCGAAGAGCTTGCCAATGCCGCGCAGGTTCTCGACCCGTCGGACGAAACCATGTACCTCGGATCGCTTAAAAACAGCTTCAGCATGATCGCCAACGAAATGGAATTCGCCATTTCGAAAATGATCTATAAAATTACGAAAGACGAAGCAATCGGGAAGATTTTCGATAACATCGGCTCGATGGTCTCCAAAGAGATGCAGAACGACTTTATTTCACAACTGCCTCCGCTTAATCCCGATGAAGCGTTATCGGTCGAACAGTCAAAAGAACTATTCGCGCAGTTGAAGCAAAAGATCACCTCGTACTTAAAGGATAACGCCTCGCAGATATCCCTGCGCGCCGAGATCGAACAGACTCTCACCTTCCTCGCCGGTAAAATCAATCAATATATAGCGGTCAACCTTTCAAAAGGGAAACCTGAGATACAGGATTCCTTAGCGAAGATCGCGGGCGCCATCGAAAAACATATCAATATGAATACTTCGTCGTTTTCGGCACAGTTAAAAATATCGGATATCTCCGCGAATTTAGCCGATCCGAAAACATTCTCTCAATACCTGAACCAGGCATTGGGGCTGCTGAAGGCCGACCTATCGAGCTACATCAATCTGAACGCCAACATGTTCCTGTATACCCTGACAATGGATCAGATTATCACCGAGATGGGAAAAGCCGACCGCTCGGTATCGGAGGTCCTCCTCTATACCGGTATCGATCTGCAAAACTACTATCTCCAGAAGGGGCTGAAACTTAAAAGTTATATCACATTGCCGAACGCCCATCAGCTCGCCCAGCGTTCCTTAGAGAACGATAATGTGCTGATCCAGAAGGGTGAAACGGCATCGATAAAAACCCTCATCAAAGCAATCAGCTACCGTTCAAAAGAAGCGAAATACGATATGGCGATGGTTAAAAAAGAGTTCACCTACTCCTTCTCGCTATTCGCGAAACTGGTATTCTTCCTGATGCTTCTTATCGTGCTCTGTATCGGAGTGTTCTTTATCGGTAAAAAGGTGGAAAAGCCCGTTCTGCAAAGGATTCTCCTTTTTGCGAGCTTCGGGGTCTTTGCCGTGGTATCCCTCTTCCTCGCGGTAAACTTCACCGCCGCCGACTATGAAATCGCGAGCCGCGATACCGCGACCTACGCGAACAACAATCTGAGTATCGCCCAGAAGGCGTTCGAGGATAACTTCAAGTATAAATTTACCGAAGCCGACATAACCGCGATGGTCGACCTGTATAACCATGACCGTTATAACGACCTGACCGAGGGTTATGTTTTTCAGAAAGATAAAATCATGGAAACAAAGGAATCTCACGACCAGAAAATCCAGAATAACGCCGTCACCGTATTTATGGGCTGGTTCATCGGGCTTGTTCTCGGGGCTCTGGCTCTCCTGAAATTCACTAAAAATAATGGCGTGGAACGGTTCCTCAATACGGGGTACAACTACACCACGGGGTATATTTTCGTGCTTCCGGGCATCCTCAGCATGTTCATACTGGTATTCTTCCCGCTTATCTTTACTATCATACTGGGCTTCACAGCCCTGCCTAACCTGCTGGAGGATTTGAACCTCGCGCGGTATTTCGCCGGGTTCGAGAACTTCGGCCGAATACTCGGGGTGTTCCAGCTCAGCGACCCGTTGAACTTCTACTACACCCTGTTCTTTACAATATTTTACACCCTTGTGGCGGTTATTATCGAGGTCGTCCTCGGCGTCGTAATCGCTATCGTTCTCAACGAGAAGGGACTCAAGTTAAAGAGCGCCTATCAGGTCATATTTATCCTGCCGTGGATTATCCCGACCTATATCAGCGGCTTGTTATGGAACTACTTCTTCCAATCGAACGGTATCCTCAATCAGGTACTGTCGGTTATCAGCGGGACGGCTGTCGAGACCATCTGGTTCAACGATCCGCTGACGGGCTTCTTCATCGTGTCGTTCATCAGCGCGTGGTATGCCTTCCCGTTTATCATGCTGGTCACCCTCAGCACGCTCCAGACCATCGACCCGAGTATCTACGAGGCGGCGATGATAGACGGCGCGTCATGGTTCCAGCAGATGATCCATATCACTATCCCGATGATCCGCTCCACCGTGCTGCCTTCGGTGCTCCTCACATCCATCTGGACGTTCAATAACTTTAACCTGGTGTATCTGGCGACGCGTGGGGATAACCGTTACGATATATTGGTCACCCGTATCTACGACTACATCCTGTACCCGCAGGTCGCGGCTCAGCAGGGATGGACGTACGGGTTTGCTTCGGCGTACTCGACACTCATATTCATCATCCTCTTGGTCTATATCTTTATATTCGCCAAGGCTTCTAAGATTACTGAAAAATCCTTCTAA
- a CDS encoding ABC transporter permease subunit: protein MKKFYFHIFLVILALIILMPIIWMVLASAVKSTQIPFMFERIFKPESFNYNVEGNTLSTVYKLEGMSSNITFKFDAPELADQFIIVRLQPNMQTYQEELMYEAVAADPALEQTEKKQWVMYFKLDANKNIVRESIKVNNASILNFMNILTFDNYKDIFRDRGFRNWLANSVIISLLTGLISVFLGFFAGYSFSRWRFPGRKVGLIWVLTTQLFPLAMMLVPFYILATNVFPEVIPGLKLTNSIFGLIIIYSATALPFAIWMLKGYFDTVPVDLEEAAAIDGASLFQLLFLILFPLTRPAIFTAFLFSFVQAWNEYAIANLFLTLADKYTLPVGLRTLLDNNNMAGFATAAVVASVPVVILFLSMKKELVEGATLGAVKG, encoded by the coding sequence ATGAAAAAATTCTACTTCCATATATTTCTGGTAATTCTCGCGCTCATTATCCTGATGCCTATCATCTGGATGGTGCTGGCGTCGGCGGTAAAAAGCACCCAGATACCGTTCATGTTCGAACGTATCTTCAAGCCGGAGAGCTTTAATTATAACGTAGAGGGGAATACCCTCAGCACCGTCTATAAGCTCGAGGGTATGAGCTCGAACATCACGTTCAAGTTCGACGCGCCCGAGCTCGCGGATCAGTTCATCATCGTACGCCTCCAGCCGAACATGCAGACCTATCAGGAGGAGTTGATGTACGAGGCGGTAGCCGCCGACCCCGCGCTCGAGCAGACCGAGAAGAAGCAATGGGTGATGTACTTTAAGCTAGACGCGAATAAGAACATCGTCCGCGAGAGTATCAAGGTCAATAACGCGTCTATCCTGAACTTCATGAATATTTTAACCTTCGACAACTATAAGGATATTTTCCGCGACCGCGGGTTCCGTAACTGGCTCGCGAACAGCGTGATTATATCCCTTTTGACCGGGTTAATCAGCGTATTCCTGGGCTTTTTCGCCGGATACTCCTTCTCGCGATGGAGATTCCCCGGGCGCAAGGTCGGGTTGATATGGGTGCTCACCACTCAGCTCTTCCCGCTCGCCATGATGCTCGTACCGTTCTATATCCTCGCTACCAACGTATTCCCGGAGGTCATCCCCGGACTCAAGCTGACGAACTCCATATTCGGTCTGATAATTATCTATTCGGCGACCGCGTTGCCGTTCGCGATATGGATGCTCAAGGGATATTTCGACACTGTTCCCGTTGACCTCGAGGAAGCCGCCGCTATCGACGGCGCGAGCCTGTTCCAGCTATTGTTCCTCATCCTGTTCCCGCTGACGCGCCCCGCTATTTTTACGGCGTTCCTGTTCTCGTTCGTACAGGCATGGAACGAATACGCGATCGCGAACCTGTTCCTGACGCTGGCGGATAAGTACACCTTGCCGGTCGGATTGCGCACCCTGCTGGACAACAACAATATGGCCGGTTTCGCGACCGCCGCGGTTGTGGCATCCGTCCCCGTCGTCATCCTGTTCCTGTCGATGAAGAAGGAGCTGGTGGAAGGCGCGACTTTGGGCGCGGTCAAGGGATAA